From a region of the Besnoitia besnoiti strain Bb-Ger1 chromosome I, whole genome shotgun sequence genome:
- a CDS encoding hypothetical protein (encoded by transcript BESB_004330) → MNCHRSVVVHSIPHSQLFAARRCSCAWLLSVVMWFLALIVPFIVAFCYDGWWFEKVKQTTLVAEQPRILSVEPMFASVALQPDAGRSAVNSVKRERPPAEPSRLVWARNRHPKLLHGSGGDKGPLAGDSTKLKSPNVAVSPRLALRTLCFVKPVLIASLAVCEADVSEAELCLRIAKLLSLGHETSTVSLRGGVGYAVDVSLSWGLEAVFSPKGVFHSEPRRTRGESAGVIHCEIGLEVNYELQSRPGQRFRSVAVVSEGSHAPVAGMELEGTLVLQQHTLFDAGIASRQAHLSHKTPGREPTNPRLAAQQLNLFASTTSVHWTYGPLSADNKQFEASITLKVPTQAVASEPTFFEVGVRAWVRYFVVAFPCVKIMRFLKGFLFAGRYVTTYSISTVPGKELYA, encoded by the exons ATGAACTGCCACCGGAGCGTTGTCGTTCACAGCATCCCGCATTCGCAGCTCTTTGCAGCGAGACGGTGTTCGtgcgcgtggctgctgtCGGTGGTTATGTGGTTTCTAGCACTGATCGTCCCCTTCATCGTGGCCTTCTGCTACGATG GATGGTGGTTTGAGAAGGTGAAGCAAACCACGTTGGTCGCGGAGCAGCCGCGAATCTTGTCTGTGGAGCCCATGTTCGCGTctgtggcgctgcagcccgaCGCAGGCCGCTCCGCTGTCAACTCGGTGAAGCGGGAGAGGCCACCGGCTGAGCCGAGCCGTCTCGTGTGGGCGCGAAACCGCCATCCAAAGCTGCTGCATGGATCCGGAGGCGACAAGGGACCCCTGGCGGGAGATTCAACTAAACTCAAGTCGCCTAACGTGGCTGTAAGTCCACGTTTGGCGCTGCGCACCTTGTGCTTCGTGAAGCCTGTTCTCATCGCCAGCCTGGCTGTGTGTGAGGCTGACGTCTCTGAAGCTGAATTATGTCTCCGGATCGCCAAGCTGCTGTCCCTCGGCCATGAGACAAGCACG GTTTCGCTGCGAGGTGGCGTGGGCTACGCAGTCGACGTCAGCCTGTCGTGGGGGCTGGAAGCAGTTTTCTCACCGAAGGGCGTCTTCCacagcgagccgcgacgcACCCGCGGCGAGTCTGCAGGAGTCATCCACTGCGAGATCGGCCTCGAAGTCAATTACGAACTGCAG TCGCGGCCAGGGCAACGGTTCCGCAGCGTTGCCGTCGTTTCTGAGGGATCCCACGCTCCCGTCGCAGGAATGGAGTTGGAAGGAACTctggtgctgcagcagcacacgCTGTTCGACGCGGGCATCGCCAGCCGGCAGGC GCACCTCTCACATAAGACTCCTGGCCGCGAACCGACAAATCCCAGACTGGCTGCGCAACAAC TCAATCTTTTCgcctcgacgacgagcgTCCACTGGACCTACGGGCCGCTATCGGCAGATAATAAACAATTTGAGGCATCCATCACTCTGAAAGTCCCGACTCAGGCAGTCGCAAGCGAACCCACTTTTTTCGAGgtcggcgtgcgcgcctggGTTCGATACTTTGTCGTCGCCTTTCCTTGCGT CAAAATCATGAGATTCCTCAAAGGTTTTCTCTTCGCAGGGAGATACGTGACAACCTATAGCATCAGCACAGTTCCTGGCAAAGAGCTATACG
- a CDS encoding hypothetical protein (encoded by transcript BESB_004320), translating to MAPRDPPSSSPSLSSSSSASSNARPASPEASSAARSAAPLVAFTATAYSKMVMHASKHTQDAVNGILLGRLLPPPSNNAKKEERQQTILCVDTVPLFHSFILPPMMSCAFELVEELCAEGRRRMARLRAGGDGASEASEAEAEKEKEETPVAQRDQEGDLRVVGYYHCNLVTPPTPESVAEPSTVAAMAATTVQEKYPNAIFCMVRMPETSAAEAATNAVTAERKASREVKVYRMQSDKWRLVAEPHDVVVSEAARYITMNVIRDATYMGLKDMDDHLFDPSLSPANLSLLCGYEELLEKDREELCSVGVAAGADDIGLAGIPL from the exons ATGGCGCCGCGCGATCCcccgtcctcctccccgtcactctcctcttcgtcttccgcttcgaGCAATGCGCGACCCGCGTCTCCCGAGGCGTCGTCGGCCGCTAGGtcagctgcgccgcttgTAGCTTTCACAGCGACGGCTTATTCGAAGATGGTCATGCATGCGTCAAAGCACACGCAGGACGCGGTTAACGGAATTCTCCTTGGCCGCCTGCTTCCGCCTCCCTCGAACAATgcaaagaaggaagaaagaCAACAAACCATTCTGTGCGTCGATACCGTGCCGCTGTTTCACTCGTTCATTCTGCCTCCGATGATGTCCTGCGCATTCGAGTTG GTCGAGGAGCTctgcgcagaaggccgccgtcgcatggcccgtctgcgcgcgggaggcgacggcgcgagtgAGGCCtctgaggcggaggcagagaaagagaaagaagagactcCGGTTGCCCAGCGGGACCAAGAGGGCGATCTCAGAGTCGTCGGGTATTATCACTGCAACCTCGTCACGCCGCCGACCCCTGAATCCGTCGCGGAACCTTCCACGGTCGCCGCGATGGCGGCCACCACTGTGCAAGAGAAGTACCCAAATGCGATTTTCTGCATGGTAAGAATGCCAGAGACCTCAGCGGCAGAAGCTGCGACGAACGCAGTGACCGCGGAGAGGAAAGCTTCACGGGAAGTGAAG GTCtaccgcatgcagagcgaCAAATGGCGGCTGGTCGCGGAGCCGCATGACGTTGTTGTctcggaggctgcgcgctACATCACGATGAACGTGATTCGCGATGCGAC CTACATGGGCCTCAAGGACATGGACGACCACCTCTTCGACCCGAGTCTGAGCCCGGCGAACCTCTCGCTGCTCTGCGGCTATGAGGAACTC